Below is a window of Jiangella alba DNA.
TGGTGTCGACGGTGGCGCCCTCGGGGCCGTCGGGGTCGGGCCGCTCGGCCATGATGAGGTCGGGCGCGAGCTCCATGCGCTGGCCGTCGCGCTCGATGACCATGGGCATCGGGCCGGCGCCGGCGTCCTGGATGGCGGCGGAGACCTCGGTCCAGGTGGTGACGGCCTTGCCCTCGATCTCGAGGACGCGGTCGCCGGGCAGCAGGCCGGCCGCGGCGGCGGGCGCGGCGGGGTCGGTGCCGGCGCACTCGGTGCGGTTCTCCGACGCCGGGATGACGCACTCGTTGACGACGCTCACCACCGGGGCGAACACCGGCTTGTCGGGGTTGCCGAACGTCATCAGCACGCCGCCGGCCAGCACGATGGCCAGCACGACGTTCATGGCCGGGCCGCCGAGCATGATGATGAGCTTCTTCCACCACGCCTTGCGGTAGAAGACGCGGTCCTCGTCGCCGGGGCCGATCTCCTCGCGCGACGCGGTGCGGGCGTCGCGGGCCATCGTCTGGAACAGGCCGGTGCTGGACTGCCGCAGCGTGTTGCCGTCGCCGCCCGGCTCGGGCGGGAACATGCCGATCATGCGGACGAAGCCGCCCAGCGGGATGGCCTTGACGCCGTACTCCGTCTCGCCCCGCTTGCGCGACCACACCGTGCGGCCGAAGCCGATCATGTACTGGCTGACTTTGACGCCGAACAGCTTGGCGGGCACGAGATGCCCGATCTCGTGCAGCGCGATCGAGACGACGAGCCCGACCGCGAACAGCAGGATGCCGACGACGGCGAGCAGGTCCATCAGTGTTCCTCTTCCGATCCGGCGAGCTCGCGCGCCCGGGCCCTGGCCCAGTGCTCCGCGGCCGCCACGTCGTCGACGCTGCGTGCGTCACCACCACCGTACTCGTCAAGGATACGGTCGATGGTGTCGACGATGCCCACGAACGGCAGCCGTCCGGCCACGAACGCGGCCAGGCATTCCTCGTTCGCGGCGTTGTAGACGGCCGGGGCCAGGCCGCCCCTGATGCCGGCCGATCTGGCCAGCTCGACCGCCGGGAACGCCGCGTTGTCGAGCGGCTCGAACTCCCACGTCGACGCCTTCGTCCAGTCGCACGCAGGCGCGGCGTCGGGGACGCGGTCCGGCCAGCCCAGCGCCACGGCGATCGGGATGCGCATGTCCGGCGGGCTCGCCTGCGCGATCGTCGACCCGTCGGTGAACTCGACCATCGAGTGCACGATCGACTGCGGGTGCACCACCACCTCGATCGCGTCGAACGCGACGTCGAAGAGCAGGTGCGCCTCGATCAGCTCCAGGCCCTTGTTGACCAGGTTCGCGGAGTTGATGGTGACGACCGGCCCCATGTTCCAGGTGGGGTGCGCGAGCGCCTGCTCGGGTGTGACGTTCTGTTGCTGCGCGCGCGTCCGCCCCCTGAACGGGCCGCCGCTCGCCGTCAGGACGAGCTTGCGCACCTCCTGCGGGCTGCCCGAGCGCAGGCACTGGGCGAGCGCGCTGTGCTCGCTGTCGACGGGGACGATCTGGCCGGGCTTGGCCAGCTGCTTCACCAGCGGGCCGCCGGCGATGAGCGACTCCTTGTTGGCCAGGGCGAGCGTCCGGCCCGACTCCAGCGCGGCGAGCGTGGGGGCGAGGCCGATGGACCCGGTGATGGCGTTCAGCACCACGTCGGCCTCTTGCGTGCCCGCCAACTCCGCCGCCGCCTCGGGGCCGGCGAGGACCTTCGGGACCCGGTACTTGCCCTCCTCGAAGCCGCGTTTGCGCGCCTCGGCGTAGAACGCCAGCAGCAGGTCCTCGGCGGCGCCCGCCTTCGCCACGGCCACGGTCTCGGCGCCCACCTCCAGCGCCTGCTCGGCCAGCTGCCCCGGATCGGACCCGCCCGCGGCCAGCCCGGTGACCCGCAACCGGTCCGGGTTCCGCCTGATGACGTCGATGGCCTGCGTGCCCACCGACCCGGTCGAACCCAGGATGACGACGTCGCGGACGCTTGGCATGGACCCATTCTCCACGGGGAACCTGAGAGGAGGGTGAGTCGTGCGCCCCTGCCGCTCGCCGTCGCTCCTCACTGCTCTCCCGTCACCGGCCACCCCGCGCTGCTCGCCCCTCACCGCTCCCCTCGCCCGCTCACCCTCACCGCTCCCCCTCGCCCCGCACCGGCCACCGCCCCTCACCGGCCGCCGCCCCTCACCGCTCGCCTCTCAACCGCGCGCCGCTCAACGGCCGCCCTGGCCCAGTCGCCCTCACCCGCTCGCCCTGGCCCAGGCGCGCTGGCCCAGGCGCGCCGAATGGCCGGTCCAGTTGGTTGGCCGGGTCGTCGGCTCTCGGCCAGCCGCGCCGGGGCGGCGGTGCCGTGCGGCGTTGGCCACGTACGGTGGCAGGCTTCTCGGCTCGCTCGTTCGCCGGGTTCTCGGTTCGCCGGGCTCTCGTTGGCTGGCCCGCCGCGCTGGCCAGCCCCCTGCTGCTCTTCATTGTCGGGAGCGCGGGAGGCCGCCTCAAGCGGACCTCTTGCTTGGCGCTTCGCGCGACGGAGGACCGCTTGACCCGGCCGCCCGCGCCCCCGTTCAAGCAGCGTCAGGGGGCCGGCCGGAGAATGGGCCCGGCTCCTACCTCTGTGCCACCTCAGCTCCGCTGGCCGCTCACTGGCCGTGGGTGGCACTTCGGCTACCGGGTCCGCTGTTGGTCATGGTTCGCTGGCCACTCGCCCTTGCTGGGTGGCGTTTCGGCGACGACTCCCCCGCTGGTCCCCGCCCGCTGGCCGCTCACTGGCCGTGGGTGGCACTTCGGCGACCGGCTCCCCCGCTGGTCCCGGTCCGCTGGCCACCCACTGACCATGGCTGGCGCGCTGCGACCGATCACGCGCAGTTTTCATGATCATCCAGGATTTGGGTCGTGATCACGCCCTAAATCCTGGATGATCTTGAGGCGGGAGCCGGGACACGCCGCTGGCCGGCCGGCGGAGGCGTCCCGCGTCGTCGAGAGTGGAGAAGTCGCGCGAGAAGGCACCACCGCCGCCACGCCCGCCGCAGGCCACCGGATACCCGTCGGCGGACGGCGAGGGCGCGGCGAGCCAGCAGGATCCACACCAACGCGCCCGTTTCCAGCCGTTTCCGCGCCAAGCAGTGGAATGTCCGGAATGTTTCCAGCGTCACGGGAAGATCTGCCGTTCGGTCTCGATCCCGCAAAGGCCGCAGGACATTCAGTCGCACCAGAGGTCCAGACCATTGACGCCACATCCAGGCCAGTGGTAGACCAACCGGCCAATAGGTCTACAAGCGCGATTCTCTGCGTGTCGAATGCGAGGTACCTTCATGGCGACATCCGTTCCCCGCGTCCGAACGCACCGGACGCACTCCGAGAGAGCGTCAGGCGCCCGCCGCGGGAGGGCCGCGAGGTTCGCCGCCGGCATCGCGGCCGCCGGGCTGGCCGTGTCCGGGTTGGCGGCGGCCGGGCTGCCCGCGAACGCCGCCACCGAGGAGGCGACCGACGACGCGGAGCCGACGTCGTTGACGATCGCCGTGGCGCAGGAGGTCGACTCGCTGAGCCCGTTCATCGCGGTGCGGCTGCTCACGACCAACATCGGCCGCTGGATGTACGACTTCCTCACCAACTATGACCCGAAGACCGGTGAGACGGTCCCGGCGCTGGCGGAGTCCTGGGACACCTCCGAGGACGGCCTCACCTGGACCTACCACATCCGCGAGGATGCCACCTGGACGGACGGGGAGCCGGTCACCGCCGAGGACGTCGCGTGGACGTTCAACACGATGATGACCGACCCGGCCGCCGCCGAGGCGAACGGCAACTTCGTCGAGAACTTCGCCTCCGTCACCGCCACCGACGAGCAGACCGTCGAGATCGTCCTCAACGAGCCGCAGGTGACGATGCTCGCGCTGGACGTGCCGATCCTGCCGGAGCACATCTGGTCGCAGGTCGACGACTTCGGGGCGTTCAACAACGACACCGAGTTCCCGATCGTCGGCAACGGCCCGTTCATCCTCACCGCGTACGAGCCGAACGTGTCGATCACCCTCGAGGCGAACCCGGACTACTGGCGCGGCGAGCCGAAGTTCGACCAGCTGATCCTGCGCTACATCGACGACCCCGACGCGCAGGTCGAGGCGTTGCGCAGCGGCGAGGTCGACTTCGTCTTCAACCTGACGCCGGCGCAGTACCAGGCGCTGCAGAGCGAGGAGAACATCACCGTCAGCGCCGCGAAGGGCAAGCGGTTCCAGGGCATCACGCTGAACCCCGGCGCCCGGCTGCAGGACGGGACCCCGTTCGGCGACGGGCACCCGGCGCTGCAGGACCCGGTCGTCCGCGAGGCGCTGGTGCACACCATCGACCGCGACGCCATCTACGAGGTCGCGTACGGCGGCCTCGGCGAGGCCAACGGCGGCTACATCCCGTCGCGCTACGACACCTTCCACTGGGAGCCGCAGGGCGACGAGGCGACCGCGTTCGACATCGACGAAGCGAACCGGCTGCTCGACGAGGCCGGGTACGCGCCCGGCGGCGACGGCATCCGCGTCGGCCCGGACGGGCGGCCGCTGTCGTTCCGCTTCAACGTGCACGGCGACAACCCGCAGTACATCCAGGCCGCCGAGATGATGGCCGAATGGGCCCGGGAGGCCGGCATCGAGCTGCGGGTCGAGCCGGTCTCCGAGGTCGGCTCGCTGCTCGACGAGGGCACCTACGACATCCTGACCACCGGCTGGAACGTCAACCCGGACCCGAACTACGTCCTCTCGATCAACCTGTGCAGCGGGCTCCCGACGGAGCTCGGCGGGCCGTACCTGTCCGACGCCTACTACTGCAACGACGCCTACGACCAGCTCTACACCGAGCAGCTGTCCGAGCTCGACGTCGACGCCCGCGCGGAGATCGTCAAGGAGATGCAGCAGACGCTGTACGACGACAACGTCTTCGTGGTCTGGGGCTACGCCGACGCACTCGAGGCCTACCGCAGCGACGTCATCGCCTCGATGACCCCGCAGCCGGACCCGGGCGGCAACTACTACGGCCAGGACGGCTACTGGAGCTGGTGGTCCGCGGTCCCCGTCGGTGAGGAGGACGACGCCGCCGGCGGCTCCGATGACGGCGGCAGCAGCGACGACGGCGGCTCGAACACCGGCCTGATCATCGGCATCGTCGCCGCGGCCGTGGTGGTCCTCGGCCTGATCGTGCTGCTGCTCCGGCGTCGCGGCTCCGCCGCCGACGACCGCGAGTAGGGGCCGGATGGCTGATTCGGCGCTGCCGACCGCGCCGGTCCCGCAGCTCTCCCAGAGCGTGCGGGACCGGTCCGGCGTCCGGCGCCGGCTCCGGTACTACGGAGAGAAGCTCGGCGGGTCGCTGATCTCGCTCTTCGCCGTCATCCTGACGAGCTTCTTCCTGTTCCGCGTCATCCCGGGCGACCCGGTGCGGACGATGACGCACGGCCGTCCGGTCAGCATCGAGCAGCAGGAGCAGCTGCGCCGCGACTTCGGCCTCGACAAGTCGGTGGCCGAGCAGTTCTGGTCGTACCTGACCGGCGCGCTGCGGCTGGACTTCGGCGAGTCGTTCCAGTTCAACCGGCCGGTCACCGACCTCATCGCCGACCGGCTGTGGCCGACGGTGCTGCTGGTCGGCACCAGCGTGGTGATCTCGGCGGCGCTCGGCCTGTGGCTGGGCGTCCGGGGCGCCTGGAACCACGGCAGCCTCGGCGACCGCGTCAACACCGGCGTCGCGCTGACGCTGTGGTCGGTGCCGAGCTTCTGGCTAGGCCTGATCCTCATCGTGGTGTTCGCCTCCGGCGCCGGCTGGTTCCCGACCAGCGGCATGGAGAGCACCGGCGTCACCGGCTGGGAGCGCATCCCCGACATCGCCCACCACATGGTGCTGCCGCTGGTCACACTCGTGGCCGTGGTGTACGCGCAATACCTGATGATCATGCGGTCGTCGCTGCTGGACGAGATGGGCAGCGACTACATCGTGACGGCGCGCGCGAAGGGCCTGCGCGACGTCATCGTGCGCCGCCGGCACGCCGTCCCCAACGCGCTGCTGCCGACCGTCACGCTGATCTTCGTCAACCTCGGCTTCGTCGTGTTCGGCGCGGTGCTGGTCGAGACGATCTTCAGCTGGCCGGGCCTGGGCCAGCTGTTCTACTCCGGCCTGAGCGTGCCGGACCTGCCGCTCGTGCAGGGGCTGTTCATCCTGTTCTCCGCGGCGGTGATCCTCATGAACCTGCTGGCCGACCTGCTCTACCCCGTCCTCGACCCCCGGGTGCGGCCGTGAACGGGCTGGTGTGGGCGCGGCGGCGGCGCACCGTCGCGCGATTCTGGTCGCAGTTCCGGCAGAACCGGGCCGGCGTGTTCGGTCTGGTCGTGCTGGCGCTGTTCGTGCTGACGGCCTTGCTCGCGCCGGTCATCACCCCCGACAACGCGCTCAGCGTCACCCGTCCGCCGGGATCGCCGCTGGAGGGGCCGAGCGCCGACTTCCCGCTGGGCACCGACCGGTCCGGACGTTCGATGGTGGACCTGATCATCTGGGGATCGCGGGTCTCGCTGACGGTCGGGTTCTGGGCGACGTTCATCTCGATCACGTTCGGCACCCTGTTCGGGATCCTGGCCGGGCACTTCGGCGGCTGGCCGTCGATGGTGCTGATGCGCGTGACCGACTGGTTCCTCGTGATGCCGTCGCTGGTCCTGGGTGTCGTGCTGGCCGCGGTCCTGGGCCGCAGCCTGACGACGATCATCGTGGCGATCGGGGTGACGTCCTGGCCGACGACGGCCCGCCTGGTGCGCGCCCAGACGCTCGCCGTCGAGGCGCGTCCGTACATCGAGCGGGCCAAGGCGCTGGGCGGCGGGCACCTGCACGTCATGACGAACCACGTGCTGCCGAACGTCATGCCGATCGTGCTGGCTCAGACGACGCTGATGGTCGGCCAGGCGATCCTGATCGAGTCGACGTTCGCCTTCCTGGGGCTGGGCGACCCGACGACCGCGTCGTGGGGCGCGACCATCCAGGCGGCCCGCGACGTCGGCGCCGTCAGCTCCCGCATGTGGTGGTACATCCTGCCGCCAGGCATCGCGATCGTGCTGGTCGTGCTCGCGTTCACGCTGGTCGGCCGGGCCATCGAGGGCGTACTGAACCCGAAGCTGAGGGAGCGCCGCTGATGGCCCTGCTGGAGGTCGAGGACCTGACCGTGACCTACCGGACCGCCGGCGGCGACGTGCCGGCCGTCCGCGGTGTGTCGTTCGCGCTGGAGGCCGGCCAGAAGCTCGGGCTGGCAGGCGAGTCCGGCTGCGGCAAGTCGACGATGGCGCTGGCGCTGCTGCGGCTGCTGCCGAAGACCGCCCGCTATACCGGTGAAATACGTTTCGATGGTGAGGACATCCTGACGATGGGGTGGGGGCGGCTGCGGGCGGTCCGCTGGGCCGGCGCGTCGATCGTCTTCCAGGGCGCCATGCACTCGCTGAACGCCGTCCAGCGCATCGGCGCGCAGATCGCCGAGCCCATCCGGCTGCACTCGAAGGCCACCGACGCCGAGGTCCGGCGCAAGACGAGCGAGCTGCTGGAGCACGTCGGCCTGCCGGCCCGGCGCGCCGACGCGTACCCGCACGAGCTGTCCGGAGGGCAGCGGCAGCGGGTGATGATCGCGATGGCGCTGGCCTGCGACCCGCGGCTGATCGTCGCCGACGAGCCGACGACGGCGCTGGACGTGATGATCCAGGCGCAGATCCTGACGCTGATCGAGTCGCTCGTCGCCGAGCAGGGCATCAGCCTGCTGATGATCAGCCACGACCTGTCCGTCCTCGCCGACACCTGCGACCGGCTGGCCGTCATGTACGCCGGGCGGATCATCGAGGAGGGCCCGGCCGCGGCGGTGTTCGGCGCGGCGCGGCACCCGTACGGCGAGTCGCTGGCGGCGGCGTTCCCGCGCATCGGCGACCCGGCGTCGCGGCGGCGGCCGCAGGGGCTGGCCGGCGACCCGCCCGACCCGGCCGAGCTGCCGTCCGGGTGCGCGTTCCATCCGCGCTGCGCCGTGCGGCTGGACCACTGCGACGCCGTCGACCCGGCGCTGTGGCCCGCGGGCGACGGCGAGCGACGGGCCGCCTGCGTCCGCGTCCTCCCCGACGACGGGCTGTCCCTGGTGGCGAAGGAGTCCGCGTGAGCGAGCCGATGCAGAGCGCGCCGATCCTGGCCGCCGAAGACGTCCACGTCGAGTTCGAGGCCCGCCGCGGCGGCGGCCGGGCCCGCGCCGTCGACGGCGTCAACCTCGACATCGCGCCCGGTGAGATCGTCGCGCTGGTCGGCGAGTCCGGGTGCGGGAAGACGACGCTGGCGCGGACGCTGCTCGGGCTGGAGAAGCCGACGTCCGGCCGGGTGCTGCACCGCGGCACTCCCCTGGCCTACGCATCGAAGGCGCTCAAGGCGTTCCGCCGCGACGTCCAGCTCGTCCTGCAGGACCCGAGCGGCTCGCTGAACCCGCGGCACACCGTGTACGACGCCGTCGCCGAAGGCCTGCGCATCCACGGCGACGTGCCGAACGAGCGGGAGCGGGTGGCGGACGCGCTGTCGCGGGCCGGGCTGCGACCGCCGGAGCGGTTCTTCCTGCGCTTCCCGCACGAGCTGTCCGGCGGGCAGCGGCAGCGCGTCGTCATCGCCGGCGCGCTGGTGCTGGACCCGAACGTGATCGTCGCCGACGAGCCGGTCGCCTCCCTCGACGCGTCGGTGCGCGGCGAGATCCTGGCGCTGCTGCTGCGGCTGCGCGACGAGCTGGGGCTGGCCGCGCTCGTCGTCACCCACGACCTCGGGCTGGCGTGGAACATCGCCGACCGGGTCGCCGTCATGTACCTGGGCCGGATCGTCGAGACCGGGCCGGTGGAGAAGATCCTGACCGCGCCGGAGCACCCGTACACGCAGGCGCTGCTGTCGGTGCTGCCGGACGCGCCGGGGTCACCCGTCGTGCTGCAGGGCGAGCCGCCCGACCCGACCCGGATCCCGTCCGGCTGCCGGTTCCACCTGCGCTGCCCGGTGCTCGCCTCGGGCGCCGCGGCGGCCGCCGCCGTCGACGACGCCTGCCGCGGCACGGACCCCGGCGTCCTGGCCGGCGGGACGGCCACCCAGGTGGCCTGTCATTACGCCCTGACCGTCACCGACCCGGCTGCGGCAGCCCGTTCCTGATCTGCGCGAACCCGTCGGCGACCAGTTCGTGCAGGGACCGCTCGGGCGGCCCCGCGGCCCAGATGTCGACGGCCGTCTTGAAGGCGAGCCCGGCGCCGCCCGCGATGAGGTGCGGGTAGAGGTCGCGGGAGGTGTCGGTGCCGGTGCGGACGGCGACGACCTCGGCGAACCGGCGGCGCATGGTGTCGAGCGCGGCCAGCTGGTTCGCGATGACCGACGGATGGGCCAGCACCATCTCGATCTGCGCCATCATGCGGGCGTGCGCGGCGGCGCCGTCCTCGACCGACCCCAGGAACACCGCCAGCAGGCTGTCCCAGATCGGCTCGTCGGCCGGCCGCGCCTCGATCTCGTCGGTGAGTCGCTCGGCCCAGTCGATGATCGAGGCCACAATGGCCTCTTCGCGGCTGGAGAAGTAGTTGTGGAACGTCCGCGGCGACACGTCGGCGGCGGCCGCGATGGCCTCGACGGTGACGTGCTCGACCCCCAGCTCGACGGCGAGCCGGTTGGCGGCGCCGGCGAGGGCGGCGCGGGTGGCCGCCTTCTTGCGCTCACGCAGACCCACTTCGGCTGTCATGTCAAATAGTTTACCGAAAAATTGCAGAGACCGCAAAAGTTCTGAGAAAGAAAAGTTGCAGACCAGCCGGGTCCGGCCGAGGTCTGATCCGGGGTGGTGACCTGGGCGCCAACAGGTGGCCGTCAAGTCACCTCCCCCGCACCACACCCCGCGCCGGACAGGCGGACGGGCGGCCGGGACCTCTCCGTCCGGCCGCCCGTCCTCTTTTCACCGGGGGGTCTAGCGTTGCGCCGCTTCCAGCTGCGGCTCGGGCTCCTCCCGGAGCTGGCGGGCCAGCTTCTCGCCCTCGACGTCGACGTTGGGGAGCAGGCGGTCCAGCCAGCGCGGCAGGAACCAGGCCCGGCTGCCCAGCAGCGTCATGACCGCCGGCACGATGGTCATGCGGACGACGAACGCGTCGAACGCGACTGCGGCCGCCAGCGCGAGGCCGACCTGCATGATGACGTCCTCGCCACCGAAGATGAACGCGGCGAACACGCTGATCATGATGAGCGCGGCGGCCGAGACCACCCTGGCGCCGTGCTGGAAGCCGATGACCACCGACTCCTTCGGCGCCGCGCCGTGCACGTGCTCTTCACGCATGCGCGTCACCAGGAACACCTGGTAGTCCATGGCCAGGCCGAACACGACGCCGATGAGGAAGATCGGCAGCATGCTGATGATCGGCCCGGTCTGCTCGATGCCCAGCAGGCCGTTGAACCAGCCCCACTGGAAAACCGCGACGATGGCGCCGAACGTGGCGCCCATGGTGAGCAGGAAGCCCAGCGCGGCCTTCAGCGGCACCAGCACCGACCGGAACACCAGCATGAGCAGCACGAACGACAACCCGACCACGAGCGCCAGGTACGGCAGCAGCGCCTCGGTCATGCGCTCGGAGAAGTCGATGTTGATGGCCGTGGTGCCGGTGACTGTCACGTCCGCCCCGGACTCCTCGCCGACGGCGCCGATCTGGTCGCGGATGTCGCCGACGAGATCCTCGGTCTCGGCGCTGCCCGGGCCGAACTCGGGCACGACGTTGATGATGGCGGTGTCGCCGGCCTCGTTGGGCACGGGCTGCGTGACCGTGGCGATGCCGTCGAAGCTCTCGAGCGAGGCTGCGACGGAGTCGGCGGCGGCCTGCGCGTCGGGGCTGCCGGACGCGTCGACGACCACCATGAGCGGGCCGTTGAAGCCGGGGCCGAAGCCCTCGACGGTGAGATCGTAGGCCTTGCGCTGCGTGCTGTCGGGCGACGAGCTGCCTTCGTCGGGTAGCCCGAGCCGGAGGTCGAGCAGCGGCGCCGCCAGCGCCAGCATGCCCACGACGGCGATGGTGAGCACGGCGACCGGCCGTCGCGTGACCAGGTTCACCCAGCGCCGGCCCAGGGTGGGCAAGCTGTCGTCGTCGGTGGCCCGCTCGCGGATGCGGCGCAGGCCGGGGATCTTTCCGCCCAGCACCCGGTGCTTGGCGAAGCCGAGCAGGGCGGGCAGCAGGCTGAGCGCGATGATGACGGCGACGCCCACGGTGAGCGCCGCGGCGAGGCCCATCTCCGTCAGCATCGGGATGTTGACGACGAACAGGCCGGCCAGCGCGATCATGACGGTGAGCCCGGCGAACACGACCGCGGACCCGGCCGTGCCGACGGCGCGACCGGCGGCCTCCTCGCCGTCGCGGCCCACGGCCAGCTCGTGCCGGAAGCGCGACACGATGAACAGCGCGTAGTCGATGCCCACGGCCAGGCCGAGCATGAGCGCCAGCGTGGGAGTGCTGGACCCGATGTCCATGAACCCGCTGGCCGCTGTGATGGCGGAGATGCCGATGACGATGCCGAGGATGGCGGTGATCAGCGGCAGGCCGGCGGCGATGAGCGAGCCGAACGTGAGGATCAGCACCACGGCGGCGACGCCGATGCCGATGATCTCAGTGCCGGCCGGCTCTTCGTCGCTCATGGCCGCCTCGCCGCCGAGCTCGACCGTCAGGCCGGCGTCGCGACCGCCCTCGGCGGCCTCGGTGAGCGCCTCGCGCGCCTCGTCGGTGAGGTCGAAGAACGGAACGGCGTAGGTGACCTGCGAGAACGCGATGGTGCCGTCCTCGGACACGGTGCCGATCTCGAACGGGTCGGGCACGTCGGCGACCTGCGGCGCCGCCTGGAGCTCGGCCAGGACGTCGCCGACGGCGGCCTGGTTGGCGGGGTCGTCGAGGGTCTGGCCCTCGGGCGCGGCGAACACGACGCGCGCCGTGGCGCCGTCGGTGTTGCCGCCGGGGAACCGCTCCTCGAGGAGGTCGAACGCCTCCTGGGACTCGGTGCCGGGGATGGAGAACGTGTCGGACGTGGGCCCGGACAGCGTCGAGGCGCCCACCCCGAAGAGCGCGACGAGGCCGAGCCAGATGGCCAGCACCACCCCGCGGCGCCGATAGGAGAACCGGCCGAGCCGGTAGAGGAATGTCGCCACCAAAGACTCCAAGCGTGTGAGAAGAGCGACGTCAGAACACCACGGCAAACCTGTGAACAGCCTGAGAGCGATGTGTGCCGCGACCCACTCCGATGTGAGACTGCAACTACCAGCCTGCCCCGTCCGCAAGATGACACTAACTGACTTCTTGCACATCACGCAAATCTTCTCAGTGGGCAAGTTTTCACAACGGGCATGACGGCCGCTCGTCATCTCCTCGTCGCCCACTCCCCGGCCGGTGGTCACCTGGGCCGCCTACCGTCCGGCCATGACGATCCGAGCGCGCAGACGCGCAGCTGTGACGGCGGCCCTGATGAGCGCCGCGGTGGCCGCCCCGCTGGCGGTCATGGAGACGACGGCGGTCGCCGAGGAGTCGCGCCTGGGCCGGCAGATCCTGTGGCGCGAGAGCTTCAACGGCCTGTCCGGCGCGGTCGCCGGCGACGGCTACACGCACGAGCCGCCCCGCGGCTGGGCCGTCGAGGTCGCGCCCGAGATGGAGGCCGGCGGCGTCGACGACTGGCGCGGCTGGTCGTTCACCACGCGCGAGTACTGGACGGCGGCCGAGGACCAGCTGCGGTTCCGGTTCGGCCGCGCGGACGACGTCATCGCCGTCGCCGACTCCGACGAGTACGACGACGCCCCCGGCGCCGCCGAACGGTTCGACACCACGCTGGTCTCGCGGCCGGTCCGGGTGTTCGGGCACGCCGAGCTGGAGCTCACCTTCGATTCGCACCTGCGGCCGTGGACCGGCCAGTCCGCCACCGTCACCGTCGAGTTCGACGGCAGCGGCGAGGAGACCACGCTGCTGCGCTACGACGCCACCAACACCACGAACGACTACGACGGCGACCTCGCGAACAGCACCGAGGCGCTGCGCTTCAGCGTGCCCTCCGGCGCGCGGCAGGCCGTCTTCCGGTGGCGTCTCGACGCGCCGCGCAACTCCTGGTACTGGGCGATCGACAGCGTCTCGGTCCGCACGACGGCCACGCCCACGCCGTCGCTGAACGCGGCCACGTCGCTCTGGGTGGTCAGCGACATCCAGGGTCACCCGGGCGACTTCGCCCACGGCCTGCGCGACCTCGACGCCGTCCGCCCCGACGCCGCGGGGCTGCTGATCGCCGGCGACATCGTCCCGACCGGGA
It encodes the following:
- a CDS encoding M50 family metallopeptidase → MDLLAVVGILLFAVGLVVSIALHEIGHLVPAKLFGVKVSQYMIGFGRTVWSRKRGETEYGVKAIPLGGFVRMIGMFPPEPGGDGNTLRQSSTGLFQTMARDARTASREEIGPGDEDRVFYRKAWWKKLIIMLGGPAMNVVLAIVLAGGVLMTFGNPDKPVFAPVVSVVNECVIPASENRTECAGTDPAAPAAAAGLLPGDRVLEIEGKAVTTWTEVSAAIQDAGAGPMPMVIERDGQRMELAPDLIMAERPDPDGPEGATVDT
- the dxr gene encoding 1-deoxy-D-xylulose-5-phosphate reductoisomerase, which produces MPSVRDVVILGSTGSVGTQAIDVIRRNPDRLRVTGLAAGGSDPGQLAEQALEVGAETVAVAKAGAAEDLLLAFYAEARKRGFEEGKYRVPKVLAGPEAAAELAGTQEADVVLNAITGSIGLAPTLAALESGRTLALANKESLIAGGPLVKQLAKPGQIVPVDSEHSALAQCLRSGSPQEVRKLVLTASGGPFRGRTRAQQQNVTPEQALAHPTWNMGPVVTINSANLVNKGLELIEAHLLFDVAFDAIEVVVHPQSIVHSMVEFTDGSTIAQASPPDMRIPIAVALGWPDRVPDAAPACDWTKASTWEFEPLDNAAFPAVELARSAGIRGGLAPAVYNAANEECLAAFVAGRLPFVGIVDTIDRILDEYGGGDARSVDDVAAAEHWARARARELAGSEEEH
- a CDS encoding ABC transporter substrate-binding protein codes for the protein MATSVPRVRTHRTHSERASGARRGRAARFAAGIAAAGLAVSGLAAAGLPANAATEEATDDAEPTSLTIAVAQEVDSLSPFIAVRLLTTNIGRWMYDFLTNYDPKTGETVPALAESWDTSEDGLTWTYHIREDATWTDGEPVTAEDVAWTFNTMMTDPAAAEANGNFVENFASVTATDEQTVEIVLNEPQVTMLALDVPILPEHIWSQVDDFGAFNNDTEFPIVGNGPFILTAYEPNVSITLEANPDYWRGEPKFDQLILRYIDDPDAQVEALRSGEVDFVFNLTPAQYQALQSEENITVSAAKGKRFQGITLNPGARLQDGTPFGDGHPALQDPVVREALVHTIDRDAIYEVAYGGLGEANGGYIPSRYDTFHWEPQGDEATAFDIDEANRLLDEAGYAPGGDGIRVGPDGRPLSFRFNVHGDNPQYIQAAEMMAEWAREAGIELRVEPVSEVGSLLDEGTYDILTTGWNVNPDPNYVLSINLCSGLPTELGGPYLSDAYYCNDAYDQLYTEQLSELDVDARAEIVKEMQQTLYDDNVFVVWGYADALEAYRSDVIASMTPQPDPGGNYYGQDGYWSWWSAVPVGEEDDAAGGSDDGGSSDDGGSNTGLIIGIVAAAVVVLGLIVLLLRRRGSAADDRE
- a CDS encoding ABC transporter permease, producing the protein MADSALPTAPVPQLSQSVRDRSGVRRRLRYYGEKLGGSLISLFAVILTSFFLFRVIPGDPVRTMTHGRPVSIEQQEQLRRDFGLDKSVAEQFWSYLTGALRLDFGESFQFNRPVTDLIADRLWPTVLLVGTSVVISAALGLWLGVRGAWNHGSLGDRVNTGVALTLWSVPSFWLGLILIVVFASGAGWFPTSGMESTGVTGWERIPDIAHHMVLPLVTLVAVVYAQYLMIMRSSLLDEMGSDYIVTARAKGLRDVIVRRRHAVPNALLPTVTLIFVNLGFVVFGAVLVETIFSWPGLGQLFYSGLSVPDLPLVQGLFILFSAAVILMNLLADLLYPVLDPRVRP
- a CDS encoding ABC transporter permease — its product is MNGLVWARRRRTVARFWSQFRQNRAGVFGLVVLALFVLTALLAPVITPDNALSVTRPPGSPLEGPSADFPLGTDRSGRSMVDLIIWGSRVSLTVGFWATFISITFGTLFGILAGHFGGWPSMVLMRVTDWFLVMPSLVLGVVLAAVLGRSLTTIIVAIGVTSWPTTARLVRAQTLAVEARPYIERAKALGGGHLHVMTNHVLPNVMPIVLAQTTLMVGQAILIESTFAFLGLGDPTTASWGATIQAARDVGAVSSRMWWYILPPGIAIVLVVLAFTLVGRAIEGVLNPKLRERR
- a CDS encoding ABC transporter ATP-binding protein, coding for MALLEVEDLTVTYRTAGGDVPAVRGVSFALEAGQKLGLAGESGCGKSTMALALLRLLPKTARYTGEIRFDGEDILTMGWGRLRAVRWAGASIVFQGAMHSLNAVQRIGAQIAEPIRLHSKATDAEVRRKTSELLEHVGLPARRADAYPHELSGGQRQRVMIAMALACDPRLIVADEPTTALDVMIQAQILTLIESLVAEQGISLLMISHDLSVLADTCDRLAVMYAGRIIEEGPAAAVFGAARHPYGESLAAAFPRIGDPASRRRPQGLAGDPPDPAELPSGCAFHPRCAVRLDHCDAVDPALWPAGDGERRAACVRVLPDDGLSLVAKESA